Proteins encoded together in one uncultured Desulfosarcina sp. window:
- a CDS encoding DUF3450 domain-containing protein, with the protein MTRKKSLILILTNCCLFLLSGNSGMAIDTERQIEKPVRQSIDTRQANQEAKAKWRLEKEKLTDRFEQLQAEQTQLRQQRQALQDYVDAAWERIAAKEKQLADIEQISNQIQPFLKEMLTLLKIQVSDDFPFLSEERKKRIENLEYLMIDPDVSVSEKYRKVMEAFLVEAEYGTTIETYQETIDIDGQSMLVDIFRLGRISLFYQSLDRKQCGFYNVADNVWQSLPATHNPSIHAAIDIAAKRQPVEMLTLPIGRMVIR; encoded by the coding sequence ATGACCAGAAAAAAGAGTCTCATTCTCATACTTACCAATTGTTGTCTGTTTTTGCTGTCCGGCAATTCCGGGATGGCTATCGACACCGAGCGGCAAATAGAGAAACCCGTACGCCAATCCATCGATACCCGACAGGCAAATCAAGAAGCGAAAGCAAAATGGCGCTTGGAAAAAGAAAAGTTGACCGATCGCTTCGAACAGCTCCAGGCCGAGCAGACGCAACTGCGGCAACAACGGCAGGCATTACAGGACTATGTTGACGCGGCCTGGGAACGGATTGCCGCCAAGGAAAAACAGCTCGCCGATATTGAACAGATTTCCAATCAAATCCAGCCTTTTTTGAAGGAGATGTTGACCCTTCTAAAGATACAAGTGTCCGATGACTTTCCGTTTCTGTCTGAAGAGCGAAAAAAACGAATCGAAAATCTTGAGTACTTGATGATCGATCCTGACGTCTCAGTGAGCGAGAAATACCGCAAGGTCATGGAGGCCTTCCTGGTGGAGGCAGAGTATGGCACGACGATCGAGACGTATCAGGAAACCATCGACATCGACGGTCAGAGCATGTTGGTCGATATCTTTCGGCTGGGACGGATAAGCCTGTTTTACCAGAGCCTGGACCGCAAGCAGTGCGGTTTTTATAATGTCGCCGATAATGTATGGCAATCTCTGCCTGCCACCCATAACCCATCCATCCATGCGGCTATCGATATCGCCGCCAAGCGCCAGCCGGTGGAAATGCTTACCCTGCCGATAGGAAGAATGGTGATCCGATGA
- a CDS encoding MFS transporter — MKPPAAPAHRDPHRWIVFTVIGLIYFFVYFHRVSTSVIVSDLLAAFDTTATALGLMSSMYFYIYAFNQPMVGYLADRIGPRRVIAWWSVTAAIGCFIFGLAPTIGWASVGRAMIGFGVGGVYVPTVKALSQWFRQKEFATMVGLLMAVGNFGAVVATTPLAWAAGRWGWRPTFFLIGGISLALALLMLFATRDAPEPQEPVDGHADKPGPGLLASIGIVLAAPQFWLVAVTFFGFYGTAVTLQGLWATPFLMAVLDIERMLASKLNMLIPIGVIIGAPFFGWLPDRLALDKSRVLTAITAVYSLCWLAILPVFDWLELRGFAVILLLIGLMIGGFISVIWGIIRETTPTERLGLTSGLLNPAPFLGVAAFQVLTGSIIDRAGQAGQRVPLSGFTTAFGVCLAAVLACLVLSFFIRSQPTPKKSI, encoded by the coding sequence ATGAAACCACCCGCGGCCCCTGCCCACCGCGACCCCCATCGCTGGATCGTTTTCACGGTCATCGGCCTGATCTATTTTTTCGTTTATTTCCACCGGGTTTCCACATCAGTCATCGTTTCCGACCTGCTGGCCGCCTTCGATACGACCGCCACGGCCCTGGGCCTGATGTCGTCCATGTATTTTTACATCTACGCGTTCAACCAGCCCATGGTGGGGTACCTGGCGGATCGCATCGGCCCGCGGCGGGTAATCGCCTGGTGGTCGGTAACGGCGGCAATCGGATGCTTCATCTTCGGCCTCGCCCCTACCATAGGATGGGCATCGGTGGGCAGGGCCATGATTGGCTTTGGCGTGGGCGGGGTCTACGTACCAACGGTCAAGGCTCTTTCCCAGTGGTTCCGGCAAAAGGAATTCGCCACCATGGTGGGCCTGCTCATGGCGGTCGGCAATTTCGGGGCGGTGGTGGCCACCACGCCGCTGGCCTGGGCCGCAGGCCGGTGGGGGTGGCGGCCCACCTTTTTTCTCATCGGCGGCATCAGCCTGGCGCTGGCCCTTTTGATGCTTTTTGCCACCCGGGATGCCCCCGAACCCCAAGAACCGGTGGACGGCCATGCGGACAAGCCCGGGCCCGGCCTGTTGGCCAGCATCGGCATTGTCCTGGCGGCCCCGCAGTTCTGGCTGGTTGCCGTCACCTTCTTCGGTTTTTACGGGACCGCGGTAACCTTGCAGGGACTGTGGGCAACTCCGTTTCTGATGGCGGTACTGGACATCGAGCGCATGCTGGCCAGCAAGCTCAATATGCTCATTCCCATAGGAGTAATTATCGGAGCGCCATTTTTCGGTTGGCTGCCGGATCGGCTCGCTCTGGACAAAAGCCGCGTCCTCACCGCCATCACAGCAGTCTACAGCCTGTGCTGGCTGGCCATCCTGCCGGTATTCGACTGGCTGGAATTACGTGGTTTCGCAGTGATTCTGCTATTGATAGGACTGATGATCGGCGGATTCATCAGCGTCATTTGGGGGATCATCCGGGAAACCACGCCGACGGAACGTTTGGGCTTGACTTCCGGACTTCTCAATCCGGCTCCCTTTCTGGGCGTTGCCGCTTTTCAGGTGCTGACCGGCAGCATTATCGACCGGGCCGGCCAGGCCGGGCAGCGGGTGCCGCTGTCCGGCTTTACCACAGCATTCGGCGTCTGCCTGGCCGCGGTATTGGCCTGTCTGGTTCTCTCCTTTTTCATCCGTTCGCAGCCGACACCGAAAAAAAGCATATAG
- a CDS encoding energy transducer TonB has translation MAQQTLNNNYFDDLSRRKWTTWLGAGMVAAGLNIVLFMLMPYLVDPAPSRLSIDTFVPQVNVIRMQRPDTEVRRKPPTPQKPPEPQKIRKPDAASRQPMREKLTLPFEINPRLPGGPHSLVLPPLKSAPLANTNVLQGAFSVGQLDGPLTSLTRIPPVYPVQARRRGIEGWVKVAFIVDETGRVENIFILESEPQGLFDRSVERCVRGWRFKPGTVAGMPVKAKVETVIRFELE, from the coding sequence ATGGCACAACAGACACTGAATAACAACTACTTCGACGACCTTTCCCGGCGCAAATGGACCACCTGGCTGGGGGCGGGAATGGTTGCGGCCGGATTGAACATCGTTCTGTTTATGCTGATGCCCTATTTGGTGGATCCCGCACCGTCACGGTTATCGATCGACACGTTTGTGCCCCAGGTCAACGTCATTCGCATGCAGAGACCGGACACCGAGGTTCGGCGCAAACCACCGACACCGCAGAAACCTCCCGAACCCCAAAAAATACGCAAGCCCGACGCTGCCTCCCGGCAACCGATGAGGGAAAAGCTGACCTTGCCCTTTGAGATCAATCCGCGGCTTCCCGGCGGCCCTCACAGCTTGGTCTTGCCACCGCTGAAAAGCGCTCCCCTGGCTAACACGAACGTTTTGCAAGGGGCGTTCTCCGTGGGGCAGTTGGACGGTCCGTTAACGTCCCTGACGCGTATCCCTCCGGTGTATCCGGTTCAGGCGCGTCGGCGCGGCATCGAGGGTTGGGTCAAGGTGGCCTTCATTGTCGATGAGACCGGCCGGGTGGAAAATATCTTTATCCTGGAGTCCGAACCGCAAGGCCTGTTCGACCGAAGCGTCGAACGCTGCGTGCGCGGCTGGCGATTCAAGCCTGGTACGGTGGCGGGCATGCCGGTCAAGGCAAAGGTGGAAACCGTCATTCGATTCGAACTGGAGTAA
- a CDS encoding biopolymer transporter ExbD, with amino-acid sequence MLNISAARRGKRATPELNIAPLIDMVFILLIFFLVNTSFVKETGIDVSRPTASTAVVQNKATILIAIDQNNRLFMEHREIDPRAVRANVERALAENPEGAVVVVADKASSTGVAIQVMDGCRMAGATNVSLAASVPHGG; translated from the coding sequence ATGCTGAATATCTCGGCAGCTCGCCGCGGGAAACGAGCGACACCCGAATTAAACATCGCCCCGCTTATCGACATGGTTTTCATCCTGCTGATCTTCTTTCTGGTGAACACCAGTTTTGTGAAGGAAACCGGTATCGATGTCAGCCGTCCCACGGCGTCTACGGCGGTGGTGCAGAACAAGGCTACAATTCTGATTGCCATCGATCAGAACAACCGCCTGTTCATGGAACATCGGGAGATCGATCCGCGCGCGGTGCGGGCCAACGTGGAGCGCGCCCTGGCCGAGAATCCCGAAGGCGCCGTTGTGGTGGTTGCCGACAAGGCCAGCAGCACGGGTGTTGCTATCCAGGTAATGGATGGCTGCCGTATGGCGGGAGCGACGAATGTCTCACTGGCCGCCAGTGTGCCTCATGGAGGGTGA
- a CDS encoding ASKHA domain-containing protein, translating to MTAKSTITFLPHNREIQVPDGTVLIRAAMEAGVHINASCGGEGVCGKCRVIVESGEVAGGVSEQLSPEDREKGYRLACKSVVTGDVTVRVPVESAIDTSVLKQSYVPRKTARIRQMDLNDLKEQGLFLPPVEKIYIELPEPDNQDHLPDVTRLVSHLKLHHDEHRLTVSLPVIRRIPDVLRKDNFRVTATLARPVFENGKTEIVNVQPGDTSDRIYAIAMDIGTTTIYGQLIDLKTGAVLAEKGDFNGQISYGEDVISRIVFAEKAGGLEQLQKVVTETINKIVTGIVRRSKVDPEDIAAITLAGNTTMTQLLLKINPRYIRRSPYVPASTLYPPIRAVDIGLALGDHVTALVYPAVSSYVGGDIVAGVMGSGLYRDERLTLFMDIGTNAEIVIGNRDWLACAACSAGPAFEGGGIKFGMRAAKGAIEDFSLDPVTWEPMLMTIGNVRPKGICGSGLIIMIAVMFELGLIDNLGKFNRDLATDRIREDNGVWEYVLARAEETQIDRDIALTEIDIENLIRAKGAIYSGCMTLLAEVGMDMSVIDRIILAGGFGSYVDLEKAMTIGLLPEIDAEKVTFIGNSSLMGAKMSSLTNRIRRDVVEVTRSMTNFELSETPSYMDNYVAALFLPHTDMAQFPKLKARIQACQPAGSHPW from the coding sequence ATGACAGCGAAATCCACTATCACTTTCCTCCCCCACAACCGCGAAATCCAGGTGCCGGACGGCACCGTGCTGATCCGGGCGGCCATGGAGGCCGGTGTACACATCAACGCCTCATGCGGCGGGGAGGGCGTTTGCGGCAAGTGCCGGGTCATCGTCGAATCCGGCGAGGTGGCCGGGGGCGTCAGCGAACAGCTCAGCCCGGAGGACCGGGAGAAAGGCTACCGCCTGGCCTGCAAGTCGGTCGTCACCGGCGACGTCACCGTACGCGTGCCCGTGGAATCGGCCATCGACACCAGCGTGTTGAAGCAGAGCTACGTTCCCCGGAAAACGGCCCGCATCCGGCAGATGGACCTGAACGATTTAAAAGAGCAGGGGCTGTTTCTGCCGCCGGTGGAGAAAATCTATATCGAACTTCCCGAGCCGGACAACCAGGACCACCTGCCCGACGTCACCCGGCTGGTCAGCCACCTGAAACTGCACCACGACGAACATCGCCTGACCGTCAGCCTGCCGGTGATCCGCAGGATTCCCGACGTGCTGCGCAAGGACAACTTCCGGGTCACGGCCACCCTGGCCCGCCCGGTGTTCGAAAACGGCAAGACCGAGATCGTCAACGTCCAGCCCGGCGACACCTCCGACCGCATCTACGCCATTGCCATGGATATCGGCACCACCACGATCTACGGCCAGCTCATCGATTTGAAGACCGGGGCGGTGCTGGCCGAAAAAGGCGATTTCAACGGCCAGATCAGCTACGGCGAGGACGTGATCAGCCGGATCGTGTTCGCTGAGAAAGCCGGCGGACTGGAGCAGCTGCAGAAGGTGGTGACCGAAACCATCAACAAGATCGTGACTGGCATCGTGCGGCGGTCCAAGGTGGACCCGGAGGACATCGCCGCCATCACCCTGGCCGGCAACACCACCATGACGCAGCTGCTGCTCAAGATCAATCCGCGCTACATCCGGCGCAGCCCCTACGTGCCGGCCTCGACCCTCTATCCGCCCATCCGGGCGGTGGACATCGGCCTGGCGTTGGGCGACCATGTCACGGCCCTGGTCTACCCGGCCGTGTCCAGCTATGTGGGCGGGGATATCGTGGCCGGGGTGATGGGCTCGGGGCTATACCGGGACGAACGGCTGACCCTGTTCATGGACATCGGCACCAATGCCGAGATCGTCATCGGCAATCGGGACTGGCTGGCCTGCGCGGCCTGCAGCGCCGGACCGGCCTTCGAGGGCGGCGGCATCAAGTTCGGCATGCGCGCGGCCAAGGGGGCCATCGAGGACTTCTCGCTGGACCCCGTGACCTGGGAACCCATGTTGATGACCATCGGCAACGTGCGTCCCAAGGGCATCTGCGGCTCGGGCCTGATCATCATGATCGCGGTGATGTTCGAACTGGGCCTGATCGACAACCTGGGCAAATTCAACCGCGACCTGGCCACCGACCGCATCCGTGAGGATAACGGGGTGTGGGAATACGTGCTGGCCCGGGCCGAGGAGACCCAGATCGACCGGGACATCGCCCTGACCGAAATCGACATCGAGAACCTGATCCGGGCCAAAGGGGCGATTTACAGCGGATGCATGACCCTGCTGGCCGAGGTGGGCATGGACATGTCGGTGATCGACCGCATCATCCTGGCCGGGGGCTTCGGCAGCTATGTGGACCTGGAAAAGGCCATGACCATCGGGCTTTTGCCCGAGATCGATGCGGAGAAGGTGACCTTCATCGGCAACAGTTCTCTCATGGGCGCCAAGATGAGCAGCCTGACCAACCGCATCCGGCGGGACGTGGTGGAGGTGACCCGCTCCATGACCAATTTCGAGTTGTCGGAAACCCCGTCGTATATGGACAACTACGTGGCGGCCCTGTTTCTGCCCCATACGGATATGGCCCAGTTTCCGAAGCTGAAGGCCCGCATTCAGGCGTGCCAACCTGCCGGGTCGCATCCATGGTAA
- a CDS encoding LuxR C-terminal-related transcriptional regulator, which produces MIDDKWKSMKPSKSSSADGSFAKTILNSLTAHVAILDANGVILESNRAWKRFAKSNQIRMRPDTRGVNYLKICELAGSEPSLVAQGIREVITGKREEFAMEYDCHSPDEQRWFYMRVTRTPGPGPLRIVVSHENITALKRAEAGLRESEAALKSQKQYLEDANTALKVLLRQREADQCEMEKKVLDNMRHLVAPVIARIAASKLQPRQKAMLASLEERLSELTRPFMRRLSAIETRLTPQEIEVAALIREGRRSKEIADQLGLSIATVNFHRRNLRRKLDLRNTSTNLRSFLLGLNN; this is translated from the coding sequence ATGATCGACGATAAATGGAAATCCATGAAACCGTCCAAGTCTTCATCGGCCGATGGATCATTTGCCAAGACCATCTTAAACTCGCTGACGGCCCATGTGGCCATTCTGGACGCAAACGGCGTTATCCTGGAGAGCAACCGGGCCTGGAAACGCTTTGCCAAAAGCAACCAGATTCGCATGCGGCCGGACACGCGGGGTGTCAACTACCTCAAAATCTGCGAACTGGCCGGAAGCGAACCCTCGCTGGTCGCCCAGGGGATTCGTGAAGTGATCACCGGCAAGCGAGAAGAATTCGCAATGGAATACGATTGCCACAGCCCGGATGAGCAGCGCTGGTTTTACATGCGCGTCACCCGGACGCCCGGTCCGGGCCCCCTGCGCATTGTCGTGAGCCATGAAAACATCACGGCCTTGAAACGGGCCGAGGCGGGCCTGCGGGAAAGTGAAGCGGCCCTGAAAAGTCAGAAGCAGTATCTGGAGGATGCCAATACGGCCCTCAAGGTGCTGTTGCGCCAGCGGGAAGCCGACCAGTGCGAGATGGAAAAAAAGGTTCTCGACAACATGCGGCATCTGGTGGCTCCCGTGATCGCCCGCATAGCTGCCAGCAAGCTTCAGCCTCGCCAGAAAGCCATGCTGGCGAGCCTGGAGGAACGCCTGTCCGAGTTGACCCGGCCTTTCATGAGACGGCTGTCGGCCATCGAAACGCGGCTAACCCCCCAGGAAATCGAGGTGGCCGCGCTGATCCGGGAGGGTCGCAGAAGCAAGGAGATCGCCGACCAGCTCGGCCTGAGCATCGCCACCGTCAACTTTCACCGGCGCAACCTGCGCCGCAAGCTGGACTTGCGCAACACTTCCACCAACCTGCGTTCGTTTTTGTTGGGGTTGAATAACTGA
- a CDS encoding MotA/TolQ/ExbB proton channel family protein has translation MIDLFVTQYLRLEEYFRAGGVTMLPLALVSVGMWLLIVERAIFFRRLHRKNMPLKKALAHIRDNRLPDPDQYRGAVSLLVARFIQRRSFDRMLDRFILDETVVTINRSLTDYLAVIGVLAAIAPLLGLLGTVTGMIGTFDVLSVFGTGNAKGMAGGISEALITTQTGLLVAIPGLYMKGFLDLRARNLQQRVARAGFYLRRQI, from the coding sequence GTGATTGATCTTTTCGTTACCCAGTACCTCCGTTTGGAGGAGTACTTTCGCGCCGGGGGTGTGACCATGCTGCCACTGGCTTTGGTCAGCGTAGGCATGTGGCTGCTGATCGTTGAACGGGCGATTTTTTTCAGACGCCTGCATCGCAAGAACATGCCGCTTAAAAAGGCTCTGGCACACATCCGGGACAATCGGTTGCCCGATCCCGACCAATACCGCGGTGCCGTTTCTCTGTTGGTGGCCCGATTCATCCAGCGCCGCAGTTTCGACCGTATGCTGGACCGATTTATTCTCGACGAAACCGTGGTCACCATCAACCGGTCCCTGACTGATTATCTGGCCGTCATCGGCGTTCTGGCCGCCATAGCACCATTGCTGGGTTTGCTGGGCACAGTCACCGGCATGATCGGCACTTTTGATGTCTTATCGGTTTTTGGCACCGGCAATGCCAAAGGCATGGCCGGCGGAATTTCCGAGGCCCTGATTACGACTCAGACCGGCCTCTTGGTAGCCATTCCAGGGCTATATATGAAAGGCTTTCTGGACCTCCGGGCGCGCAACCTGCAGCAGCGGGTGGCCAGGGCGGGGTTTTACTTGAGAAGGCAAATTTAG
- a CDS encoding MotA/TolQ/ExbB proton channel family protein → MVIAWLLPVLLANAIVVSPTVAQDMRAIQIKAQEAKEELVLKAAAEKAAAEKAAAESRATIMQDRTALKKAIAELESANRKLEKEIDALRQASQGLDQREQQLGESLAQTDSMINELVGVIRINAKDVDGLITQNLQTAFEENPTLFMETISKDQKFPGMDDVRAIAEGLRSQIASTGEVALHKGLIVDRAGREAEADVLLLGPFTAAYRIGNEVGFCNYSATGKKLYALSRLPGRRMQKQLAGYMKGQNDSVPIDISRGGALRQLTHELKLWEQIPKGGPIVWPILLILAVGALIVVERVIFLMRKKLDADKLVQTIESHTIKNNWSACSEACQRHASIPVARILKSGLACCQMQREEMENALQEAILKEVPPMERFLSTLGMLAAIAPLLGLLGTVTGMIDTFHVITLHGSGDPRLMSGGISEALVTTMLGLSVAIPLMLSQTLLSRAVEKKIGEMEEKAVALVNIIHKNRGNML, encoded by the coding sequence ATGGTCATTGCGTGGTTACTCCCGGTATTGCTTGCCAACGCAATAGTGGTTTCGCCGACCGTGGCCCAGGACATGCGGGCGATTCAGATTAAGGCCCAGGAAGCCAAAGAAGAGTTGGTCCTAAAAGCGGCTGCGGAAAAAGCTGCCGCCGAAAAAGCGGCTGCCGAGAGTCGGGCGACGATTATGCAGGATCGCACCGCCCTGAAAAAGGCCATCGCCGAGCTTGAATCCGCCAACCGGAAGCTTGAAAAAGAGATCGATGCATTAAGGCAGGCGAGCCAGGGCTTGGACCAGCGGGAGCAGCAGCTTGGCGAGTCCTTGGCGCAGACCGACAGTATGATCAACGAGCTGGTGGGCGTCATCCGTATCAATGCCAAGGATGTCGATGGGTTGATCACCCAGAACCTTCAAACCGCTTTTGAAGAGAATCCCACCCTGTTCATGGAGACCATCTCCAAGGATCAGAAATTCCCCGGTATGGATGATGTCCGCGCCATAGCCGAGGGGTTGCGCTCTCAGATTGCATCCACCGGTGAGGTGGCTTTGCACAAAGGGTTGATTGTTGATCGGGCCGGCCGTGAGGCAGAGGCCGATGTACTGTTGCTGGGTCCGTTTACGGCGGCCTATCGGATCGGCAATGAGGTGGGCTTCTGCAATTACTCGGCTACGGGAAAAAAACTCTATGCTCTTTCGCGGCTTCCCGGCAGGCGAATGCAAAAGCAGCTGGCGGGCTACATGAAGGGTCAAAACGACAGTGTTCCCATTGATATCTCCCGTGGCGGCGCCCTGCGCCAGCTGACCCATGAACTCAAGCTCTGGGAGCAGATCCCCAAGGGTGGTCCCATCGTTTGGCCGATCCTGCTTATCCTGGCGGTTGGCGCGTTGATTGTGGTTGAAAGGGTGATTTTCCTGATGCGCAAAAAGCTGGATGCCGACAAATTGGTGCAAACAATCGAATCGCATACCATTAAGAACAATTGGTCTGCCTGTTCAGAGGCTTGTCAACGGCATGCCAGCATTCCGGTGGCCAGGATTCTCAAATCCGGACTGGCATGCTGCCAGATGCAACGCGAGGAGATGGAAAATGCTCTCCAGGAAGCCATCCTGAAGGAGGTGCCGCCAATGGAGCGCTTTCTGTCCACACTGGGTATGCTGGCTGCTATTGCGCCGCTGCTGGGCCTTCTGGGGACGGTGACCGGAATGATCGACACCTTCCACGTAATCACCTTGCACGGCTCCGGTGATCCGCGCCTGATGTCGGGAGGAATTTCCGAGGCGCTGGTGACGACAATGCTAGGGCTTTCGGTGGCCATTCCGCTGATGTTGTCCCAGACGCTCTTGAGCCGTGCCGTGGAGAAAAAAATCGGCGAAATGGAAGAGAAGGCGGTCGCCCTGGTCAATATCATCCACAAGAACAGAGGCAACATGTTGTGA
- a CDS encoding tetratricopeptide repeat protein: MAPFRDFKRRAGFLLILFFTPALGIASEKESATPLPLAAQLVLSKVQPMIAAKEYQRAIETLRVFQAHGGPASDSDEKDPKGYHHAEIEFCLGNCYLMGRQYAAAAEAYQRALARDASHTYAWLNLANAHYESNHHADAGRCFGKAYETSTEKKPEYLYYSAVAYLMAEDYRQSIDEFDQLLTLHPDSIKPGWKEHMVHALLAADQPRRALPFIRELVRIYDGDKQIQWQEILLHQYMQLDMQRDALNLAQTLTRQTPTLAKWWKALAHIQLNAEHYEAALMALTIYSFLTPLSMDERKLLADLNLQLNIPVKAAPLYEACLKEKPDKRMLQQLAVAYRQLGKPETAIAAIDAVDPDSDDVDILLLKGELYYSLEQFERAVEAYKKAARNKGRHVGRAWLMAGYAAWQLNDIAASKDAFTEAAKHRQQIEAANKALKQLAMLSVSDTHPHHPAKHDLIQQP; this comes from the coding sequence GTGGCACCCTTCAGAGACTTCAAGCGGCGGGCCGGTTTCTTGCTGATTCTGTTTTTTACCCCGGCACTTGGGATCGCAAGCGAAAAAGAAAGCGCTACACCATTGCCGCTGGCGGCCCAGTTGGTACTATCCAAGGTCCAGCCCATGATAGCGGCCAAGGAATACCAGCGGGCCATTGAGACACTACGGGTATTCCAGGCCCATGGCGGGCCAGCTTCCGATTCCGATGAAAAAGATCCCAAGGGCTATCACCATGCTGAAATCGAATTCTGTCTGGGCAACTGCTACCTGATGGGTAGACAATACGCGGCCGCTGCGGAAGCTTATCAGCGCGCCCTCGCCCGTGACGCATCTCACACCTATGCCTGGCTGAACCTGGCCAATGCCCATTATGAATCGAACCACCATGCCGACGCCGGGCGTTGCTTTGGAAAGGCCTACGAGACGTCCACCGAGAAAAAGCCGGAATATTTATACTACAGCGCGGTCGCTTATCTGATGGCCGAGGATTACCGCCAATCCATTGATGAATTCGATCAACTTCTCACCCTTCATCCGGATTCGATCAAACCGGGGTGGAAAGAACATATGGTCCACGCCCTGCTCGCCGCAGACCAGCCACGGCGAGCCTTGCCGTTTATCCGGGAGCTCGTGCGGATTTATGATGGCGACAAGCAGATTCAATGGCAGGAGATTTTACTGCACCAGTACATGCAGCTCGACATGCAGCGAGACGCCCTGAATTTGGCGCAGACACTCACCCGGCAGACGCCGACGCTGGCCAAATGGTGGAAAGCGCTGGCCCACATCCAATTGAATGCCGAACATTATGAAGCTGCGCTGATGGCCCTGACCATCTATTCATTCCTTACTCCGCTGTCCATGGATGAGAGGAAATTGCTGGCCGATCTGAATCTCCAATTGAACATCCCTGTCAAAGCCGCTCCGCTATACGAAGCGTGTTTGAAAGAGAAACCTGACAAGCGGATGCTGCAGCAACTGGCCGTGGCCTATCGCCAACTGGGCAAACCGGAAACCGCCATAGCCGCCATCGATGCAGTGGATCCGGATTCGGACGATGTCGATATCCTGCTGCTCAAGGGTGAGCTGTACTATAGCCTGGAACAATTTGAGCGAGCGGTCGAGGCTTATAAAAAGGCTGCCCGGAACAAGGGACGCCATGTCGGCCGGGCCTGGTTGATGGCCGGATATGCCGCCTGGCAGTTGAATGATATCGCTGCCAGCAAAGACGCCTTTACCGAGGCCGCCAAGCACCGCCAGCAGATCGAGGCCGCTAATAAAGCGCTCAAGCAATTGGCGATGTTATCCGTAAGCGATACGCACCCGCACCATCCGGCTAAGCACGATTTAATACAACAGCCATGA